A portion of the Rhodococcus pseudokoreensis genome contains these proteins:
- a CDS encoding acyl-CoA dehydrogenase family protein yields MGATRSKSGAQKLKTNSEATLMEPFPHQSQNKELRSAVRELCRKFDLTYWDQHDRDHTFPEEFYNAFAAAGYLGTTIPEEYGGGGGSMSDLIAVLEEVGASGGALNACSSVHTPLLTVPTLLKYGSELQREEFLPQIAAGRLFVTFGVTEPDAGTDTTMIGTKATPTSHGYLINGSKVWNSGALRGDKIFLLARTSQPADGQRKGHGLTLFLTDLKADTIEINPIPKIGRNAFASCEVFFNDHLVTGDEVVGEVGMGFYHLLDSLNGERLYLAAEALGLGRWALEAASTYAQDRVVFSRPIGKNQAVQHPLANSYLELLAAAQVVYNAVAECEEHGASSIGLIANAAKYLSTEASFRAHDAAMQVFGGYSFAREYHVGRHWIESRLQRIAPINNQMVLNYIAERALHLSRSY; encoded by the coding sequence GTGGGCGCAACCAGGTCGAAATCGGGTGCACAAAAATTAAAGACGAACAGCGAGGCCACATTAATGGAGCCGTTCCCTCACCAGTCCCAGAACAAAGAGTTGCGCAGCGCGGTGCGCGAACTGTGCAGGAAATTCGATCTTACGTATTGGGACCAGCATGATCGCGACCACACATTCCCCGAGGAGTTCTACAACGCGTTCGCTGCGGCTGGCTATCTAGGAACCACGATTCCGGAGGAGTACGGGGGCGGTGGCGGATCGATGTCCGATCTCATCGCAGTACTGGAAGAGGTCGGCGCGTCCGGCGGTGCGCTCAATGCATGCAGCAGCGTGCACACACCTCTGTTGACCGTGCCGACCCTACTCAAATATGGCTCCGAACTGCAGAGGGAAGAGTTCCTGCCGCAGATCGCGGCCGGCCGGTTGTTTGTCACCTTCGGCGTTACCGAACCGGACGCCGGCACCGACACTACGATGATCGGCACAAAGGCAACGCCAACTTCGCACGGTTACCTGATCAACGGGTCGAAGGTCTGGAACAGTGGCGCATTGCGCGGCGACAAGATTTTCCTTCTGGCCCGCACATCGCAGCCCGCAGACGGGCAGCGCAAAGGTCACGGGCTGACACTGTTCCTCACCGACCTGAAGGCCGACACCATCGAGATCAACCCGATCCCGAAGATCGGCCGCAACGCCTTCGCCTCGTGCGAAGTCTTTTTCAACGATCACCTGGTCACAGGAGATGAGGTCGTCGGCGAGGTGGGCATGGGGTTTTACCACCTGCTCGACAGTCTCAACGGTGAGCGTCTCTACCTGGCCGCCGAGGCATTGGGGTTGGGGCGCTGGGCACTGGAGGCAGCATCTACCTACGCGCAGGACCGCGTCGTGTTCTCGCGCCCGATCGGCAAAAATCAGGCGGTTCAACATCCACTAGCCAACAGTTATCTGGAACTGCTGGCTGCCGCCCAGGTTGTGTACAACGCCGTCGCCGAGTGCGAAGAACACGGGGCGTCATCTATCGGACTGATCGCAAACGCAGCCAAGTATCTCTCCACCGAGGCATCATTTCGCGCACATGACGCCGCCATGCAGGTATTCGGTGGATACTCGTTCGCCCGCGAGTACCACGTCGGGCGACATTGGATCGAATCTCGGCTGCAGCGAATTGCGCCCATCAACAATCAGATGGTGCTCAACTACATCGCAGAGCGTGCACTACATCTCAGCAGAAGCTACTGA